Genomic window (Sphingobacteriales bacterium):
TCTACAACAGGTGTGGCATTTTTTTCAGAGCAAAGCACCACCATCAGGTTGCTGACCATTTCGGCCTTTTTTTCTTCGCTGAAACGGGCAATATTCTTTTGGGTAATCTGTTCAAGTGCCATTTCCACCATGCTGACAGCACCTTCAACGATTTTGAAACGGGCGGCTACAATGGCAGTTGCCTGCTGACGCTGAAGCATGGCACTGGCTATTTCAGGGGCATAAGCCAGATTGGAAATTCTCGATTCAATGACCTTGATTCCTGCTATTTCAAGCCTTTCCTGAAGTTCCTTTTCAAGCTGATGATTGACTTCTTCACCACCACTACGCAGTGTAATATCAGCTCCCGGTGATTCAATGTCATCATAAGGATAGAGTCCTGCCAGCTTGCGTGTGGCGGCTTCGCTTTGTATCCCGACAAAATGTTCATAATTATCTACATCAAATACTGCTTTGAAAGTATCCTCGACTTTCCACACCAGAATAACGCTGATCATGACCGGATTTCCCAGCTTGTCATTTACTTTAATGGCCTGACTGTCGAGATTACGGGCACGAAGAGAAAT
Coding sequences:
- a CDS encoding SPFH domain-containing protein, with the protein product MEKNFKAKSGFLWLLIFLLIIVLAILNIIRNDEDIWMIILSVLIGFISFICLFGLFIVSPNESMVMIFFGKYRGTVKKNGFYWANPFFTKKKISLRARNLDSQAIKVNDKLGNPVMISVILVWKVEDTFKAVFDVDNYEHFVGIQSEAATRKLAGLYPYDDIESPGADITLRSGGEEVNHQLEKELQERLEIAGIKVIESRISNLAYAPEIASAMLQRQQATAIVAARFKIVEGAVSMVEMALEQITQKNIARFSEEKKAEMVSNLMVVLCSEKNATPVVELGS